In Taeniopygia guttata chromosome Z, bTaeGut7.mat, whole genome shotgun sequence, one genomic interval encodes:
- the HINT2 gene encoding adenosine 5'-monophosphoramidase HINT2 isoform X2, which produces MAAVLPQRCVSAPGRQDGEVGKAQQAAAAGEKAGGQPTIFSKIIDRTIPATILYEDDKCLVFRDVAPQAPVHFLVIPKRPIPRISHVVPQDTELLGHLMVVAARMAQAEGLADGYRLVINDGKHGAQSVYHLHLHVLGGRQMGWPPG; this is translated from the exons CCCCAGCGGTGCGTGTCGGCACCCGGCAGGCAGGACGGGGAGGTGGGCAAGGCGCAGCAGGCAGCAGCGGCTGGCGAGAAGGCAGGAGGGCAGCCGACCATCTTCAGCAAGATCATCGACCGCACCATCCCTGCCACCATTCTCTATGAGGATGACAAG TGTCTCGTCTTCCGTGATGTGGCCCCCCAAGCCCCTGTGCACTTCCTGGTGATCCCCAAGCGCCCCATCCCCCGGATCAGCCACGTGGTTCCCCAAGACACTGAG CTGCTGGGGCACTTGATGGTGGTGGCGGCACGCATGGCACAGGCAGAGGGGCTGGCTGATGGCTACCGCCTTG TGATCAACGATGGGAAGCATGGCGCACAGTCCGTCTACCACCTGCACCTCCATGTGCTGGGGGGGCGGCAGATGGGCTGGCCCCCTGGCTAA